The genomic region CGGAGCGACTTAGTAACAACCCCCTAGTAGTCAGCACACCTCAGCCAATAAATCAGCCATCAACAAAGTCAGTGTGATTACCAAGGTGTTTCAAATGAGCCGTAACTCTGGGGTGGGAAGATTAGCACattaaacagacaaaacaatattaatgttgaaaatgaaaattcCACTTCATGTCACCTTGAATGTGAAGCCTGGCGTAAGCTGTGTAGAGGTTTCCTGCAGGCTGAATGCTGTAGATGCtgtaatgaaataaatgtaactcTATGGTTCTTCCCTTACTCTCCCCAAAGGTGGTCGGTGGCCTTGACATACACAAAAAGATGGTGGTCGACGTGTGAGCCCGTCTCCTTGCTCCTCCCCCCCCTCTTGCTTTCTTCTCCGTCGGTCTCTGAAGATCTGCTCAAGACGTCTGGCAAACACTTTCTGTGTATCTCAATGGaagtattctctctctctgtgaagccacttttttctaaataaaaccaCGAGCCTCGTGAAGCCAACTTTTAAGTGTTATTGAACTCCGATTCACTCATCTGAAGGAGGACAGATATTCAAATTTGCAAGAGCATCCCATTTCaacagaggagggggggggtggaacGCCCACTTgtttatatttgtcatttttcgcccacttctctttttttcccatttttttgtatttttttttttaaatatatatttattttaggtCTGGTCTCTTTAAAGAAATACACAAGTACAATGATTATGACTCTAATGAGGAAATGTGTGGTGAGCTGAGTTTTTAGATGAAATAATATACTTGATTTCAGATACAGTTCAAAACGTAGGGTGTGAAGTGCCAACCAGGACATATCCAGAAGCCAGTTCATATTGTTGTCATTATCGATCCACAATCACGGTCAGTTTTGGGTGACTGGCTCGGGATTTGTCAAACGCTCGCTGCATGATtaatttttgaaaaacaaacagcagtTTTTTCTGCTCCATTTCACTCTTGAGCAGGTTAGTTTAGATCAGCTAAACTTCAATCGTTAAACTATAGCACGTTTCTGGGTAACAAGTGATAGTTTGATTGGTATGTTTATATTGTCAGAGATTATAACGGTTTCTTGTCAGACTTCCTGAAGAAACGAAACAAAGAAGAGCAATGCCTGGAAATTCATGTCTTTGCATACTTTTTAATTTACATACTTCCAAGGCACATTTAGTAGTTGGAATACTGTAGTTTGTGTCGATCCACATGCAAACGGGTGGCTAATACCGTAGTAGTTAAAGGTGAGCCAGTTGGGTCAGAGAAGGAAATTCCATTGGAGATTTAACTAGCAACTACAGAGGTGCTAGTGTCAAAACCTACAAGCCATTGTCTGATGTTGTGAAATTGAGCAAGGCACTCAATACCCGGCAGTTTGTTCCTCTGGCGCCATAACATGGCAGCCACCCCTTCAACGCGTCTTTCAAAGGGTTTGGGAACAAATACATTTCCGTTGCACCTTGCGTacaaattggacaaatgaagGGATTTTAAAGCACATCTCGTGTTGAAAAATCTTGGATAAAACCAGAGACTTTTTCCAAGGTATTTGTATCTTGACAAAGATCGTGAATGTTAGCGAGGTAGAGTCAACAACGGTTGGGAAGCTTATTGACACTCAACTGCAGGCGgcatattcatattattatttttaaaccaaTTTAAAACGTATACTTAAAGCATATATACACTGTACATTAGGTCAATGTTTGCTCATCTTCGAGAATCCACCTGCTGCAGCTAAATAAAAAGCAACAGCAAACGGTAATTTAATGCAACAGTTACTTTGATTAGTTAAATGTTAGCATGATCACCGTCCAATAGGATGCCGTGTTTCACGGTATCGAGTGTGTACATTTCAAAAGTTGGCTTCTTAATCTTTTCCCGTCGCTCCATCACTATTGCCTGATCGGCCTCTTTCTCCCAGTGGTATTCATAGGGAGATAGACACAACCTTTACCAAACCACCATTTTCAAGGAGAAAATGGCGTCGGTTCGGATTTAAATGACCCGATGGCTGGTTTGGACACCAGTGTTTTTAACAAGACATCCAGTTGAAAGGTCATTGGCACAAATGGGACTCCATTAACTATCTAGTGCACGACTTTTAACCATGGTCAATAGGTTTCCGGTCAAAAGAACTGGACTAcgtagggaatagtgtgccatttgggattgaCTGTGTCCCTTCATCGGGCACTGTACAAGCGGCTTTGCTTGGGCCTACCCCGTGCTTGCATGATGTATTTGGTTGTGcatgtagatacatttttttattttataatcctCTTGTTTACACATGAATGGTGGTGTTAGTAATTATATTTAATCACAATCTACTGGTATACAACATGGATGTTGCCAAACTTGggtaaatgtacaaattatgAGCAGTAATCcaaataaactgaaatacatGTTAACTTTTGTATATTTCTTCCGGAGCAGTGAGATGACGCTTCTATTTCAGTAAAAAGGTGCATATCTGACCCTGTGAACTGCCCCACAACACATTCTGCTTTCAAGgggaaataatgttttgttttgtatataaGTTTGTTCAATGCAGTTCCAGCTTTGTGTTCTGTGCATAGCTCAAACTGCGCTTTAGTTCTGTAAGTGCTACGTTTTCACTTTCTTTTGAAGGGGACTGGGTTCTTTTTAGTTTGTGTGAAAACTAAAGCTAGTTTGACATAGttattttctcctttctctGCATGCTGCATCTTATGCTGTGAGACTGTTGGAAACTTGATActgtatgaaaataaaaagaaacttTGAAACATTGTAAATATTGCCTTTAACCAATCACTAGATTCCATGATGTTTGCTGGGGTTTCTACAATAATATAGAAGCTTTACAGTTCATCAGAAAACAGATTCACAATTATGcgtatacatatttatttacattaattcTCACAGAGTTGCAATAAATATGAGGGTATTTACTGTTGGCATCTGGAAATATTTAATTAAGACATGTTAAAACATGTTGCAAAAATGGCCAATCATTTACTCACATCCCTTGTGGGAAAAGATGGGTCTTTTGAGATGTCCCAGACCTCTCAGATCTTGTCAATATTATGCCCAGCTTCAAAAACAAACGTCCTGGGGGAGGTCAGGCAAGGGCCCTTATTTAAAAGAGTGTCTCAAATAGCAGAAGTGATCTTGACCGGGTTTACCAACCCACAAAACCTCATTCAATGTTTCTAAAGGATAGGGTAATCCTAAATCAGGTGCTGTTGAGACTCCTCGTAAATACTTGATGTTCCATCATACGAGGAAAGGATTACCCCGGCGTTTGACTCTAGAACCTCTCTGCCGTCCTGCTGGCCACCACACGAATGTTACCGTACACCTTAGAAGGTGGACTTCCTGTAAAGGGGGCAAACGTGtttcagtgacatttcctcGAATACTTCCCAGTGAATACACGTGGAACCCCGGGGCAGATTGCATAAGTGACAACGCATGACTGACCAACTGAAATGGCCGTCGTTTGCTACATCTCATTTAGCCTCACCTAAGATCAGGTTACATATCGCTGTCCGTGCCATCTTAATGTTCTGGAAAGATCCTAATATGTGCActtttctggaaaaaaaatattaggaACACAAAAATAGAGAAGTTAACCACAAATACTAGTGATGggattttttcttcttcaaaccACGTGTTGTGGCTCTACTCACGAGTCCGCCAGCACAATCCTGGTCTTGGTCACATTTTCAATGGTGAATTTAGTTTTGCCCCCCTTCCCAGCGATCCTCCCAATGGCCCTGGACAGGTGGTCTCCTTTCAGTGGTTTCACTGCCAACCAAACAAAACCAAttagtacacacacaaaactcacTGCCAACCAAACAAAACCAAttagtacacacacaaaactcacTGCCAACCAGATTCATAGACAATGGGAAAACCCAATGACAACAGTCACTTAGTGAAATGAGATCCTGAGTGCAATGAGTAATGAATAAAGCTGCCATACCACGTCTCCTATTCTGACTATAGCAAATGACTGTATTTATATACTGGCCGGTTTGAATCCTGCATGTTAAAGCtatggtatatgtaagcaataatgCATGAGGATCTGTGTTAAATGGCCAATATAGCAccctaagagctgttcttaggcacagtTGCACTGCAGAGAGCCTGGtcacagctcttagccatggtatattggcaatatatcacaaaaccCCAAGATGCCTTGCTGCGCTTATAAACTGGCTATCAATGTATGAGAAGTAAGAAGTGGTGTGGCATCACAGCAGTGATATGTTCTCATACACCagggctttcagccaatcacagaCCATATACCACGGGCCTGGTATCCCCTTGTATGACAACTGTGTCGTTTGGATTTTGTCTGTAAATGTAGTCCACCACTCACAGCACCATTACCCGAAGTAACATCCTGGCGTTCCGGAAATCTACAGCTGCTTCAActatttttgaaataattaattccTTAAAGTTATATATTGATCATTAAAAAGTAAAACTTGAGTGACTACATTTCTCCAGCCCCATCCCttgtgctttttaaaaaaaGACGGTAGGGAACAGCATAGTTACCATCTGTGACATCAAAGGTTTCTAAGAAGAGCTCATCTAATCTGATGAGAGCGAGGGCATCCTGCGGGGACAGACAGATAACATGCAGTTAAGATTTAACAGAACCAAGACAGGTGTGGTGTAACGTAAAATCCTCAATTAACACCCTGCATCGTCTTGATTGACAGCCAAATCAGCCAGTTGAGCTCTCTGCATTCTGCACTGTGACATTAGAATATTTGGTGTTTAGTAACTTTTCAGGATCGCAGATAATGACATTACAGATAATGACATTGCAGATAATGACACTGCAGACTTGGAGCACATCCACAATAGAGCTTGATGCATCCCAGTACTTGACGCACACCCAGAGGAAACGACAACCAGAGATGAGCGTGTGCTGCTGGATCCTTCTCTTGGCACCAGCCTAACAAACCATGCTTTCCCCCATCAGGAGATGCTGCTTACCTCAACCTGGAATCCTAGAACAAAAGCTCGAACAAAGTCCGCCGCTCGGGTGAGGGAGCCAATGTCCTGGGTGTCTTTACATGTCTGAAATGAAAGAACTTATTCAGGCTTACATTTCTGGACTCCCAACTATCAACCAACTATGCAGTTGCAGAACCACTACACAATGTTGAAATAACCAAGATACACAAACAAGTCATTGTTAATACATGACGACATAACGAGCGATCCCCACTGGAACGTTCCACTCCAGACTACATAATCAGGTCGTCTCCACGTACTTACTTTAATTTCAACATTTCTTGTTTTGAGGTTGAATCTGACTTGGAGCTGTAGGTTCTCTACAATGGGTGTGAAGATTCTGAGCCAGTTCTCCTTGAGTGGCGTGTACCTGTGGGCTGGGACAGCCACCTTACGCATCTCATCAGAACCTCCCTGAAAAACGAAGATAGGAAAGAACACAGTAGTCAGTCCTGTAAGTGTTTTGACATTGCTGAGTACCCCACACCTTTTGCCACGATAAGAATAACACAGTATGCCGTACGCATCTCTACACTAAAACGCTTTCTTTGGGACAGTGACAACCAACATTAGTGTGTTAACGTACGGACAGTTACACAGCGCATTTGcaagtattaaatattacaAGGGAATGGCAAAATGTCAACTAGCTCGTATGCTAATATAACGTTAAGTAAAGTTAAAGTAATAGTAAAAGTCCAAAACAAGTTATGTCGCTttctataattaaaaaaaaagtctggatTAGTCTCACCGTAAGTTTGTCGCCTGAAATGGGTGGAAACTGAGGCCGCTTGCTTGCAACGGAGGACTCGGATTCCATATCGACTCCATTCTGCTCGCGTTTTCGCTTGGAAGCCTTCTTTGATTTCACCAtcacaaatgtttctgttgagTCTTCACTGGCCATTGTAGTAACAGCGAGTTCAGCTGTATTTTGTTCAGTTTCCATATCAAATTCAGTTGTTTAATAGCAAATACAGGTAATTTTCTTGTGGAAAGTACATGAAGTTGTACACGAGGTTGTTCCCGTGTATAAGAAAGGACCGAAAAGCATTTTTAACATACGCCTGAATCCATTGTATGTTTAGTTTCgaaaaaaacaatgttaataTAGTATTTAATACACATATGTAAGTAAATAATACTatattataaacaaaataaattacgtTATTGGTGATTAATCATAAAGTATACATATATTTGTGATACTTTCCATCAGGCGAACATACAGGTAGCTATTTTGCGACGGAGGGGGAGGAGCCTTTCAATGTGGTTTGTTTTGGATCCGTAGTTGTGTTGGTACCTTTTGGAGCAAATCTTCACGAAATAGCGTGTCAATGTTTGAAGTCGTGGGAATTGTTCGTCATATGGGAACGCTCTAATATTATTGATATCGTTGTTGTTTTCATACCGC from Esox lucius isolate fEsoLuc1 chromosome 5, fEsoLuc1.pri, whole genome shotgun sequence harbors:
- the pno1 gene encoding RNA-binding protein PNO1 yields the protein METEQNTAELAVTTMASEDSTETFVMVKSKKASKRKREQNGVDMESESSVASKRPQFPPISGDKLTGGSDEMRKVAVPAHRYTPLKENWLRIFTPIVENLQLQVRFNLKTRNVEIKTCKDTQDIGSLTRAADFVRAFVLGFQVEDALALIRLDELFLETFDVTDVKPLKGDHLSRAIGRIAGKGGKTKFTIENVTKTRIVLADSKVHILGSFQNIKMARTAICNLILGSPPSKVYGNIRVVASRTAERF